The Eubacterium ventriosum genome includes the window TTGTGGAAATATGATAGTTGACATTGGCGGAGGAACTACAGATGTGGCAGTTATTTCTCTTGGAGGAACAGTTGTAAGCACATCTATTAAGGTTGCCGGAGATGATTTTGATGATGCCATTGTAAGATATATGAGAAAGAAACATAATCTTCTTATAGGAGATAGAACTGCCGAGGAGATTAAGATTGGAATAGGAACATGTTTCAATAAATCTGATAATAAGAAGATGGAAGTACGTGGAAGAAATCTTGTAACAGGATTACCTAAAACTATTGAAATTACTTCAGAAGAGACTGAGGAAGCCCTTAAGGATGTTTCTGCAAGTATAGTTGAAGCAGTTCACAGAGTACTTGAACAGACACCACCGGAATTGGCAGCAGATATTGCAGTGCGTGGTATAGTGTTAACAGGTGGCGGATGTTTGCTTCATGGATTAGATCAGTTAATTGAATCTAAGACAGGTATTAATACTATGACAGCTGAAGATCCAATGACTGTTGTTGCCATTGGAACAGGTCAGTATTTGGATTATATTGATGAAGCGGCAAAAGAAAAGATTAATTAAAAACAACCAATAAATATTTATATAAAATGCTGTCCCAATGTGTATCTTTTAACTGTAGTTAAGAGATGCTTAAAAAGGATGGCATTTTTATTCCATAAAGATTTGGATATTTTGACATTCAAATCAGGTAAAAGATATATTTAAAAGCAACTAATAAGTATTTGAATGATGCAATTTAAAAAAGAGAGTAACTAGAAGGCAGTTATTAAGGAAAGAGAAAATATACCAGATGAAAACAGTTAGCGGATATGTTGAAAATATAACATTTAGAAATGAAGATAATGGTTTTACTGTGTTAACATTATCCAGTGGAAAAGAAGATATAACATGTACAGGTAATTTTGGATATATTGGTCAGGGAGAATATGTAGAAATAGAAGGTGAGGAAGTTTTCCATGAGATTTATGGAAAACAAATAAAGGCAACAAACTATAAAATTGTTCCTGCAACAGATGAATTATCGTTAAAAAAATATTTAGGTTCTGGAGCTATAAAGGGTCTTGGCGCAGTGCTTGCAGATAGAATAGTAGACAAGTTTGGTGAGGATACTTTTAGAATTATAGAAGAGGAGCCGGAGCGCCTTGCAGAAATCAGAGGAATTACTACAAGAAAGGCTATGGACATTAGTACTCAGCTTGAAGAAAAAAAGGATATGCGTGATGTTATGATTTTTCTTCAGGGATATGGAATTTCTCCTACATTAAGTACGAAAATATTTAATAATTATGGAACAAGGGTTTATGACATAATTAAAACTAATCCGTATCAGCTTGCAGATGATGTGACAGGTATTGGCTTTAAGACGGCAGATGAAATTGCCAGAAGAGCCGGTGTGGAAGTTAATGCGTCTGTAAGAATAAAAAGTGGAATGTGCTATGCTTTAACAGAAGCGTCTTTATCAGGACATACATATCTTCCTAAGGAAAAAATGGTGGAAACTACCATTAATTTGCTTGGACTAAGGGATCAGTACTTAAATGCTGACGGAACATACAATATGGAATTGCTTGATAACTGTTTTACGGAACTTGTGCTTGAAAAGAAGTTAATTTTAAAAGAAATTGATGACAATCAGGCAGTGTTTTTGTCTACTTTTTATTATACAGAATTAAATATTGCAAGAATGTTGCTTGAATTAAATATTTCAACACCGGAAGATGATTATATTCTTGGGGTGAAAATGGATACAGTTGAGGATATGTCAGGAATTCATTTAGATGACCTTCAAAGACAGGCAGTTGTGGCAACACAGAATAACGGTGTATCTATTATAACCGGTGGCCCGGGAACAGGAAAGACCACAACAATTAATGCTATAATTCAGCTGTTTGAATCTGACGGATTAGAAGTAAGTCTTGCGGCTCCAACGGGACGTGCCGCAAAGCGTATGACTGAGGCTACAGGCCATGAGGCAAAGACTATTCACAGAATGCTTGAAATATCAGGTGGGCAAAGTGATGATCCTGAACTTGATGCGAAGTTTGGAAGAAACGAACAAAATCCATTGGAAACAGATGTTGTTATTGTAGATGAAATGTCTATGGTAGACACTTTTTTGATGCATGCGTTTTTGAAAGCTGTAACTGTTGGAACAAGATTGGTTTTTGTTGGAGACGTTAATCAGCTTGCAAGTGTTGGCCCGGGAAATGTTTTGAAGGATATTATTGAATCTGAATGCTTTAAAGTTGTACGTCTTACAAAAGTTTTTCGTCAGGCAGGGGAAAGTGGAATAGTAACTAATGCTCATAAGATTAATGAAGGAAAAGAAGTTAAACTTGACAATAGTTTTGGAGATTTTTTATATATAGAAAGAGAAAATGCTCAGATGGCATTAAATGCAACAATAGGTCTGATAAAAACAAAACTTCCAGCATACGTAGGAGCAAATGAAATGGACATACAGGTTCTTACACCTATGCGTAATGGAATTTTAGGCGTCAACTCTCTTAATCCGGGATTACAGATGTATATGAATCCGCCTGACAAAAATAAGAACGAAAAAGAGATAGCCGGTGTCGTTTTCCGAGAAGGCGACAAGGTTATGCAGATTAAAAATAATTATCAGCTTGAATGGGAGCAGAGAACAGATAAAGGTTTTCTTGTGGATTCCGGCTCCGGAATTTTTAACGGAGATATGGGAATTATTACAAAAATAAATAATCTTACTAATTATATAGAAGTAAAGTTTGATGATGACAGATATGTTACATATGATTCTAAACAGGCAGAAGAGTTGGAACTGGCTTACGCTGTTACAATTCATAAATCTCAAGGTAGCGAATATCCGGCAGTTGTAATGCCTTTGGTTTCGGGAGCTTCGATGCTTATGACAAGGAATCTTTTGTATACGGGAGTTACAAGAGCAAAGAAATGTGTGTGCATAGTCGGCAGAAAAGAAACTTTTAACGCAATGGTTAAAAATGAAGATCAACATAAGAGATATTCAGGATTGAAATGGCAACTTATTAATTATTATCAATAAGAAAAGGTGGGGGAATGTTAGGTAGAGTAATTGAGTGGATGTATCCAACAGTTTGCCCGGTTTGTCAAAAAGTTCTTGGCAAGGGAAAGATTATATGTGATACA containing:
- a CDS encoding ATP-dependent RecD-like DNA helicase gives rise to the protein MKTVSGYVENITFRNEDNGFTVLTLSSGKEDITCTGNFGYIGQGEYVEIEGEEVFHEIYGKQIKATNYKIVPATDELSLKKYLGSGAIKGLGAVLADRIVDKFGEDTFRIIEEEPERLAEIRGITTRKAMDISTQLEEKKDMRDVMIFLQGYGISPTLSTKIFNNYGTRVYDIIKTNPYQLADDVTGIGFKTADEIARRAGVEVNASVRIKSGMCYALTEASLSGHTYLPKEKMVETTINLLGLRDQYLNADGTYNMELLDNCFTELVLEKKLILKEIDDNQAVFLSTFYYTELNIARMLLELNISTPEDDYILGVKMDTVEDMSGIHLDDLQRQAVVATQNNGVSIITGGPGTGKTTTINAIIQLFESDGLEVSLAAPTGRAAKRMTEATGHEAKTIHRMLEISGGQSDDPELDAKFGRNEQNPLETDVVIVDEMSMVDTFLMHAFLKAVTVGTRLVFVGDVNQLASVGPGNVLKDIIESECFKVVRLTKVFRQAGESGIVTNAHKINEGKEVKLDNSFGDFLYIERENAQMALNATIGLIKTKLPAYVGANEMDIQVLTPMRNGILGVNSLNPGLQMYMNPPDKNKNEKEIAGVVFREGDKVMQIKNNYQLEWEQRTDKGFLVDSGSGIFNGDMGIITKINNLTNYIEVKFDDDRYVTYDSKQAEELELAYAVTIHKSQGSEYPAVVMPLVSGASMLMTRNLLYTGVTRAKKCVCIVGRKETFNAMVKNEDQHKRYSGLKWQLINYYQ
- a CDS encoding rod shape-determining protein; the protein is MFNTDIGIDLGTASVLVFIKGKGVVLKEPSVVAVDRDTEKIKAVGEEARLMIGRTPENIVAVRPLKQGVISDYSITEQMIRYFIQKAIGKRSFKKPRICVCVPSGATEVEIKAVQDAAFQAGAREVFIVEEPVAAAIGAGIDISKPCGNMIVDIGGGTTDVAVISLGGTVVSTSIKVAGDDFDDAIVRYMRKKHNLLIGDRTAEEIKIGIGTCFNKSDNKKMEVRGRNLVTGLPKTIEITSEETEEALKDVSASIVEAVHRVLEQTPPELAADIAVRGIVLTGGGCLLHGLDQLIESKTGINTMTAEDPMTVVAIGTGQYLDYIDEAAKEKIN